From the genome of Triticum aestivum cultivar Chinese Spring chromosome 3B, IWGSC CS RefSeq v2.1, whole genome shotgun sequence, one region includes:
- the LOC123066104 gene encoding uncharacterized protein, with protein MSTSSDERMFEMDAEPASPTESAPTQHQTTCHIIEGVLGGCTPLEMEIYERAMEHVREMGEGRKRSSLKKGLMVRLRKDGYDASLCRSSWVATTQHPGGDHEYIDVRVAGDGGAGRTRLIVDIDFRSQFQLARPAPWYAHLSAQLPAVFVGPPDRLRKAVALLCLASRRSLRESGLDVPPWRRSSYMQAKWFPSPAPLPDGDAAVAQQSQWSVAKPGAAGSRRSGLSMEMDGQDASSWAQ; from the exons ATGAGCACCAGCTCAGATGAGAGAATGTTTGAGATGGATGCCGAGCCAGCATCACCAACGGAGTCGGCCCCTACGCAGCATcaaactacttgccacatcattgAG GGCGTCCTTGGGGGCTGCACGCCATTGGAGATGGAGATATATGAGAGGGCCATGGAGCATGTgagggagatgggggaggggaggaagaggagcagcTTGAAGAAGGGGCTCATGGTGAGGCTGAGGAAGGATGGCTACGATGCTTCTCTCTGCAGGTCTTCCTGGGTCGCCACCACCCAGCATCCCGGAg GTGACCACGAGTACATCGACGTCCGCGTGGCGGGGGACGGCGGGGCCGGGCGGACCAGGCTAATCGTGGACATAGATTTCAGGTCCCAGTTCCAGCTGGCTAGACCGGCCCCATGGTACGCCCACCTCTCGGCCCAGCTGCCCGCCGTGTTCGTGGGCCCGCCGGACAGGCTGCGGAAGGCCGTGGCGCTGCTCTGCCTCGCCTCGCGCCGCTCGCTCCGGGAGAGCGGTCTAGACGTCCCGCCGTGGAGGCGGTCCAGCTACATGCAGGCCAAGTGGTTCCCCTCCCCCGCGCCGCTGCCGGACGGGGACGCCGCGGTGGCCCAGCAGTCGCAGTGGTCGGTGGCCAAGCCGGGAGCGGCCGGGTCCCGGAGGTCGGGCCTCTCGATGGAGATGGACGGCCAGGATGCCTCCTCGTGGGCGCAGTGA